In Malus sylvestris chromosome 15, drMalSylv7.2, whole genome shotgun sequence, a single genomic region encodes these proteins:
- the LOC126605339 gene encoding uncharacterized protein LOC126605339, with amino-acid sequence MFPIAYAAVEIENKETWSWFLQLLIDDLGPVEEHGWTFISDQQKGLDVAFKQVVPRADHRWCVRHLYGNFKAIHKGKTLKDLLWSAARAPNRVEFEIEMEKLKSVNDKAYNWLAARDPIRWARSRFSTRVKCDMLLNNLCETFNSWILTARDKPILTMMEMIKCNLMRRLQAKKTEMSTWPRRICPKIQTKLNKARFSGRNYLAAHAGNLVFQVGTYLNDQYVVDVGNRTCSCRSWDLTGIPCIHACAALFHHRADPEQYVDEVYTKETYLRAYDYMIFLVKGNNMWPKSTNTPLLPPLVKKQPGRPKRVRRKDPEMEKKVIDPNNKQLASRKGKTIRCSKCWQWGHHWNFCKNEPTDVPPGVYVDKRYMYPRPHTEVRKGKKASANPIEVVVDSGNATGNYHAYGHETPTAAQAPTMAKQPAIRHTHVETTRATSQFKMATATTEGLMSDISYQSVGNSALVHTRTKCKRQTTVETVGSSAPLVVLPSVISSNSNFANASWRPPGMTSEISSNAKNPWRPS; translated from the exons ATGTTTCCAATAGCCTATGCTGCagttgaaattgaaaacaaagaaacatgGTCATGGTTTTTACAGTTACTTATTGATGATCTTGGACCAGTTGAAGAACACGGATGGACATTTATTTCAGATCAACAAAAG GGTTTGGATGTAGCTTTTAAGCAAGTGGTCCCAAGGGCAGATCATAGATGGTGTGTGAGGCACCTATATGGAAACTTCAAAGCAATTCACAAAGGTAAGACACTAAAAGATTTGTTATGGAGTGCTGCAAGGGCACCTAATCGTGTTGAATTTGAAATAGAGATGGAGAAGTTGAAGAGTGTCAATGACAAAGCATATAATTGGTTGGCAGCAAGAGATCCTATTAGGTGGGCTAGGTCAAGGTTTAGCACTAGGGTGAAATGTGATATGCTTCTTAATAACCTATGTGAAACATTTAATAGCTGGATACTTACTGCTAGGGATAAACCAATTTTAACCATGATGGAGATGATAAAGTGCAATTTAATGAGAAGGTTGCAGGCTAAAAAGACAGAAATGAGTACATGGCCAAGAAGAATTTGTCCTAAAATTCAAACTAAGCTCAACAAGGCAAGATTTTCTGGTAGAAATTACTTGGCTGCACATGCAGGGAATCTTGTATTCCAAGTTGGGACTTACTTGAATGATCAGTATGTTGTTGATGTTGGTAATAGGACTTGTAGTTGTAGGAGTTGGGATCTGACTGGAATCCCATGCATCCATGCTTGTGCAGCATTGTTTCACCATAGAGCAGACCCAGAGCAATATGTGGATGAGGTGTATACTAAAGAAACTTACTTGAGAGCCTATGACTACATGATTTTTCTAGTTAAAGGAAATAACATGTGGCCTAAGTCTACCAACACACCATTACTACCACCATTAGTGAAAAAACAACCGGGGAGGCCTAAAAGGGTTAGGAGAAAAGACccagaaatggaaaaaaaagtCATTGATCCAAACAACAAACAATTAGCAAGTCGAAAAGGAAAGACAATAAGGTGCAGCAAGTGTTGGCAATGGGGCCATCACTGGAATTTCTGTAAGAACGAGCCTACGGATGTTCCACCTGGTGTATATGTGGACAAGAGGTATATGTATCCAAGACCTCATACTGAAGTCAGAAAAGGTAAGAAAGCTAGTGCAAATCccattgaagttgttgttgatAGTGGTAATGCAACTGGCAATTATCATGCTTATGGACATGAAACTCCTACTGCAGCTCAAGCACCTACAATGGCCAAACAACCG GCTATAAGGCATACACATGTGGAAACTACACGAGCAACAAGCCAATTCAAGATGGCAACTGCAACCACTGAAGGTCTAATGAGTGACATTTCATATCAGTCAGTTGGAAATTCAGCTCTAGTGCATACAAGGACTAAA TGTAAGAGGCAGACAACCGTTGAAACTGTTGGAAGTTCAGCTCCATTAGTTGTATTGCCTTCAGTGATATCATCCAATTCCAACTTTGCCAATGCATCTTGGAGACCTCCAGGAATGACCTCTGAAATATCATCCAATGCTAAGAATCCTTGGAGACCTTCTTGA